AAAGGAACTATGAATCCTTCAAattcaggaaattattttgtcaCGGCAGCAGTACATACAGACACCCCACAGacaaccaacacacaccaaaaagaaagagaaatagaaataggAATAGGAATAGCTTGTGAAACTAAAGCagcaaaatagaaaaatgcaaaaatgtctCCTGTGAAAAAAGGCCTGTTGGAAATTAACTTAACAACAACAATCACCTGCTTGGTTGCCACGATCACGATCTTAGTTCCTTTCTGATGTGTCACTAACACAGTCACTTATTCTTAAGTGTTGTGCAAAACAACAAAGAGGAAAGTCCCAAAGACCATCACTTGCAACACAGAGGACACCTGCACAGGCAAAGAGGAACAGccctcacagaaaaaaaagaaacggacggaaagaaccagatatttacTCGACCACAAACCACAGATTTAGAAATGCTTCATCGACATTTCTGAAAAAGCAAATGCTACGGCATTCACCAAAGTCGcatttactgcagtaaatatgtttttttctatcATGTAATCTACCAGTTTAACTATACTGTTCTCTCTATGTGTCACAGATGGCGTACTCTACCGGCACGCTCGCACAGGGCTGTTTTGGGAAGGTGTACAAGCAGAAGTACAACGATACCTGGGCTGCTATAAAGAAGGTCCCCCAGCAGCTCATCAACAGGAAGGACctggagagagagtgtgaagtGTACAAGTGAGTATGAATGTTTGCCGTCTCAGAAATGGCAGAGTAAGTgattaaaaagataaatgaacTCCTGAAAAGCATTACATGTCAGGGAAGAAGCATGTAATACAATTAAGACTAAAACACCTATCTTATTTAACTTAAAAATAAGTGCGAGGTACAAGAAATATTTTGCTAATttgttgatttctttctttctctccatgaCATGTTGCCACTGCTCTGCAGCAAGGCAAATCATCCCAACATAGTGAAGCTGCTGGGCAACATAGCTCTCACGGACGGCAAATGGATCATTCCCTTAGAGTTCATCTTCGGAGAGGACTTGGAGACCACCATCTTTAAAGCATCAAAGTCTAAAATACAGGTAAAGTTATCATGACAGCAGACAAACGAGACGTGATTCAAGGTGAAATGAAGGATAGTAGataaccctttatagggcactcacTGAAATACttacaaattcaaaatttcaaccattactggtggtcattacaagacttttttacttttgtaagttttttttatttttttaataaaattttctggtgaaaatcaaggtcagtgaagttaccatatatggtttcttgccagtctgtcatgtagcctgattgtcgctgattggcttggagaaatcttgtagttctgctgcctcatggtgaggcaaggggcggcattttgaatTCCCtcttaagttaccaaatatggtgcCTTGtccgataaagggttaaggaTAGTGGTACCCAGAATACAAATCATCCATTATCTCATGCTTGAATATTATGACAAATCTAAAAGTACGGTTCACGGTTTGAGGTTCATAACAGAAATCAAAACAATGCGTTGTGACTGTAGTCTGAGAAAGTCAGTCGTCGGATGTGTGAGATCCAGAGGTTTTATGAGTGTATAGGCTTTATGCCTGATTTCACGTCACGGCTTGTTAACtttctttttgtgtgatttgaGTTTCATGCAGGTAATATTTAATGCCAGTCTGGTTAAACTTGATCTCAAATGCTCATCTCCACAGTTGACTCCGGCTAATAAAGGCACCATCATCATCGGCATGTGTGAGGGGCTGCTTCACCTCCACTCTAAAGATATTGTCCATCAAGACCTCAAGCCTGAAAACATCATGGTGAGTGGAGGCCTGCACAGACTGTCCGTGCACACTGCATGAAGGGTTTATCTCAGAAGTGTGAGAGGTGTTACAGTCACGATTTGTGACTTTTTGTCAGAAATTTGTCCGAATTTGTGAAACAGACTCTCAAGAGCTGACCTCTTGAGAGTCTGTTTGTTGACACATTTAAATTTCACCACTTCTGGCAAGGTCATGGACACTTGTTACACTTGTTACTTCTGAATGACTAACTACTGGATTACTGGGGACTAATTTTCTTTACATTGTACCAAAAAGATGTGTTTGAGTGACTGTTTGAGTGAGTGTTTGATTACTGGAGACTAATGCAGAATATTACACTCATAGCACTGAGGTTTATGAACTCTCAAGTTAACACACAAAGCACAAGCAAAAGCACCAGCATTTCCTCTAGCGCAACCATGgggttgacttttttttgtcataattagACAGAGACAATGAAGATAGTTAGGAAacaggggagagaaaggggggtatgacatgcaacaaagctCACCAGCTGGAATTGAGCTGGTGGAAGTCATGTGACGTGCTGTAACCACTCGTAAACTATTGGACTGACTGCCATGAGATGtagtacacacattcatgttccaATACCTCAGTTTATGTCTAAATGGTGAAGTGGTGAAGTGCAGCcccacagagctgctagtgtgGTTTTAGACACCTGTAATCAGTGGGCAGAGGCTGAGGTGGAGTGATTATCTTGCAGTACGGTATCCCACAAAGCTCTATGAATTGTTCTGTcattttaataagaaaaacaaactaaacagcATCTGTTTTCCAGGTGGAGCATAACACAAACAGAGCTGTCATCATTGACCTGGGATTGGCCAAGTTCTTCAAACATGGTCTCAACTCTGCCATGGACATGGGCAACGAGGCCTATTCAGCCCCTGAGGTGCTGCAGAGGCGCAGCCAGCGGGACCAGCGTTCAGACGTGTGGGCCATGGGTAAGATCATCGCAGAGCTCTGTGCCCGGATTCGGCTGTACACGCCTAGCGTCTGTCCCGCCAAGATCAAGGAGACCCTGGGGGATCAACCGTTCTGCCACGCTGTATGTAGGATGGTGGAGGCCGACCCTTCTCTGAGAGCCTCCGTGGGTGGGGTCATAAGTGAAATAAGGAGAGCTGGAGGTGCGGGGATCGTCACAAATACACCAATTCAAAGAGAGCACCTTAAGCCACCTTCACCTCACATTAATGCCAGAAATCGGTCTCCATCTCCGTCACCAATGAACAGAGGTGCATCTCCTATGAACAGAGATCCCTCACCGTTAAACAGGGCTCCATCACCGTTTAACAGAGATCCCTCACCGTTAAACAGGGCTCCTTCACCGTTTAACAGAGATCCCTCACCGTTAAACAGGGCTCCTTCACCGTTTAACAGAGATCCGTCACCACTCAACAGGTCTCCATCGCCGCTGAGATGGGAGCGCTCACCCAAACCAGACGTCAAAGCTGTGCGCCCTCAAGCCACACTGCACCTTTCCCCTTCccctcagaggacagaggacaggaacAAAAACCAGGCTCTGGTCCCAACGGGCAGAACCGACCTCACCCAAGACATGATGAAAATGAGGCTGTACCAAGAGGCTGCCAAGGATCTGCCCTGCAACCTGCCGCCGACAGGGAGGGTGGTGGTGCGGCGTTTTGAGGAGAAAAACGGGGAGGTGGAAACATGGGAGCAGAAGGAAGTGGTGACTCGTGATGGGAAGATAATCAAGTACGATGATGTCAAGTTTAATAGCAAGTAAGAATAAGAGTTTCAAGGAGCAGATCCTTTATCTCCTCAAGCGGATTGCAGGTGCTTTTTGGATTAGTTTTGGATTAGTTCAGGGTCACATAACTTTTGGTGTCGTCTTAAGAGAGCACATTTCCACTGAATTAAAGAGTAAACTGGGGTTAAGCTGCAATAGGCACCTGGTTTTCACACATAAAAATGGACTTAAAACCTGTTACAGACTGTAATAAAAGGATATCTGGAAACAGCTTTTGTCCTGCTGCAACATGATGTTCAATCATGTCAGGAATTTGAGTTTCTAGTTTACTTGCCAAGAAAGAAATTCCTGCAGACATGAACAAACTTTTGTGTTTTAGCATTTGAATGTATCAGACTGTGAACATCACTCATATGTTATGTGTATattaatgtatataaataaattctgAAATACCTGTTTCAATTGCACAGGTTTTGTTTCTTTGGGGTGATTTATGCTCATATTTATTACCTTTGTTCACTAgattgtttttgcattttctcttGTAATAATCAGAAAATGTGAGCGGGTCAGAAAGAGGCGAACACTATAGGTGATGGTTATATATATAACAGTGGCTCTCGCATGGGATTTAGCATAGAACAAACAAATTAGAATATAACACTGGTTTTCTTATGGCTGAATTTATGGGCGGCATGCTTCTTTTATGAGTCAATAAAGTCTCACACTGATGATCACATGTCTAATGCCTGCTGACCGAACAATGAAAAGATGTAAAAATTCCTCAGATAATGGAAAATCTTTGATATTGTTTGTTTCTTAACTTGAATTCTCAAACTTCCATCTCAAACTTAAAGGTTTCAATTAAATTTGGTTGAGAGTTGGGCAAAGAAAATGAGTTTTGGTGGTCCAAATCATCTCTATGTAGCTGTTTGTACTTTACACTTAGCCCTTCATCCACTTTTCACCAAACTTGATACAGAACAGTCAATTGTTTTGTTTAGAACAGGTAGAGCTCTTGAGAACAAGGCAACTCAAGGCAAAATGTGACAGTTTATTACCTAAACGTAGGTAGGACTCgtaaaatatcataaatgtcatttttttgcTTGGCAACCTATGagccattcattcattctcaaaattgttaatttaatcaaatcatTTACTTGACTAATGGTTTCTGATCAGAGCTCAGACACACGAAACCAAAGGCACTGTTCCTTATTCTACTGAGGCTTTTAAAAACCAGGAGAGCTTGTTTCATAGTCCATCGCTTTGTTTGTGTAACACTGCTGCAGTAATGAACTGCATCTGAACCCGCCACCATCTAGTAATTGGCATCCGCTTCCTTCAGACATCGACACTGATGACTGCACTGAACTCCACACAGTGCGCtcactgtgttcagtgtgtcagattACACCTGTTTTTGCATAATCTAACATTTACAAGAAGAAACCTTAAAAAGAAATACACCACAGTATAAGTGCAAAAGTATTATTAGCTAAATGTATCTATAAATACCACTGCATGAATAGTGATGCATTAATGTTGTTGCCGGTGAAGGTGGAGCTGATGTCCACTGCTTTGCATACTGCAGGGTAGTTTAATCCATAATAATACGTTGATTTAGATGGATTGTATTAATAATCTCACTCTGCAAAGTAACTACcgttataaaaataaatgttgtggaGCAAAAAGTATTTCACTCTGTACATAAAgtggcagaaaatggaaatacacaagcacaagtacctcaaaacttATTTTTGTGCAGTACTTGAGCAAATATACTGAGTCACTTACAGATCACTAAAGCGTGATCTGTATATCTGGAGCATTTTGTCTATCTAAGCCACAGATTGTGAGGAAGTGGGACACGTGGTTTCCTCTGAAGAGTTGTGTCTGCATAGACAATGCTACATAGTGATTTCTGTAGACGTGTATGTTGGtcacataaaacagacaaatctgCAGGGCATGCTTATGGGCTTTTCTGtgaaattctaattcaacaaaaAAGATCTTACAGGCCCCGGTCTCTGAAGGGATTctttctgtgatgttgtcagacacacagaacaacaacctgagcctgtcagtggcaaaaacaaggaCTTTTAGTGGACGTTATTTGATCTGGTACAGCCTGTACCCTTTCCATTCTCGGCTGCCAGGcagaggcgatctactggaccatttcACCAAGTGTTTGCAGGTGCCAGtcatttcgaacccaaaatatgtgtaaaaaaaatggggcccaggtttagaAAATGCCAGAGTAACCGTTTCATAAACGGAACATTCAACTCACACTTGAATATGACGTCAACTGTTGGTTGATGTAAATATACCAACATGTTTCATGTTCCTTTTGCTCCATTCTCAGTGAAAACGACTGGGTACACTGTCCAATAGACCAGATCAGACCAGCGTCATCTCATCAAACACCAAGCATAGGTATTTATCTATGGCACAAAGCACCAAGGTCACATTCCCTCTGGGGGGGAAAGAACTGCACTCTGACGTAGCGTGAGAAAATACTCACGCACATGATATAAAATTCACCGTCTGTGTGACAAAAGACCTAAATGATGCTGGTGACACTTACTGCGGATGGATATCTATCCATGGAGGCTGCTGGCAGCACCAGTAAACATGACAAATGACTGTCAGAGGACGACGTCTCGCCCGGCTTCTTAGGtcatgtttgtcattgtttaggggttttttttaatttacattctACAACTGTATCGCACTCATTTCTCTCCTGTAAGTCATAAGTCATTtcctgcatttgtgtgtttcccacctgtGTGACTGCCTGATTAGTTTCACCTAATTCACCCTCATTATCCCCcccttcttctgtctgtctgtcagtctgtgtgatttcctctctctgtgccaGTCTCTCTGTCATATGCTCCAGGATATCTCTAACTGTGTTCAGTTTTCCTTAAGTCTTTTTGCCTTGTCTTTGACAAATTAGTTCTCCAGACTGATCACCTGTGCACTTAAACGCCGTTTTTGACTCCAACAGCCCCGATATTCGAGTTGGtcccttttctttgtctgcacCAATTGTTACACTCTTCAAATAAATCCCAGCACGGCCTCCATCGAACTGTTGGCTCTTAGCAGGTTGGTTATTTACAGACAACACTCAGCCTAATGCTATCCAATAAATGTCCAGATATGGAATGTCTGGCCACAGTGTCAGGGTATTGATCTACTAGAATGGGACTAAGACTAAGGGGGTATGACAGCTCGGATCAACCTCAATTAATCACAGCATCGTGAACGCTCAGGCTGGGCCAAGGTCACAAAATAATTATCAAAGTTGATTGAACCAAGGTTTGTTCAAAACTGTAATCAGAACACGCATTAAACTGCACCGACATCTACAGAATTGTTATTTATCTATCCACTGAAAAGAGACGTGGCTGTCGTCTTTTGAAGCACATACAGTGAGTGCCGCTCTGCTCTATTGCTGCACCGGTTTGCATACATGAGACATGACCATGCAGGCAGTTGCACACAAAAATGCAGAACATCAAAATATagtgacagaaaatacaaagcCATGTCTATCAAGTCCATCAAATACAAATTGCAAAATACTAAATTATTTCGTATTTTAAATgcataatttaaataaattatatagtTATGATGATTCAGAACAAGGGGCAGAGGTGTTTCTCATAAGAACTTAAAAACAGCCACACGTTTGGATGGCAGAAATAGAAAAGCGGCAggtgaaagagacaaaaaatgaaatgaagaatgaAACAAATGCCGCAGGAATAGACATAGCGCGCAGGTATGCTGACATTTGAGCGACTACTACTAAAAGCACAGATGGCTACAGCTGATACTGATGGGAACGTCAGCGTGGCAAATGTCTGTACTAGATTTTGTGccaaaaacactttcattttcacccCTGGGTGTGGTTTGCTGTATGAGGAGATGTAAAGATTCCATGCAGGTTATTTTTCCTTCAGAAGCAGATACTTACACAAGGAAAGAAGGTTAGTGTCCTTGGTAGAACTTAAGTCGACCTTAAATTGGGTTTTacattaatttttcatttgtgaCCAAAGCTAATGttcttaaaaagtcttaatttgatTTGTTGAACTTGATCTGCACTGATTATTCCACATTCATCGTCTGAAGACTTAAATACATAAAGACATACATGTATGTTATTTGTATGTTGGTTAGGGTTCGTTTGTTTAACATCTTACCCCTAGTAAGATGTTAAACAAATTTTCATCACATAGTCAAATTTCATGAGAGGTGAATATATTTTAGAGTGCTGTAAACATTTTGAGGGGCGAAATAAGTGGATATTGCTTGTACATCTCTGTTTAAATGTCAAGTAAAACTCTAGTAATCTTTGCACTTTTATGATATATATGAACGAAGGCCAAAAAGCGAgtgtctattttttttacagcatgatCCGGCTTGACAGCATTCCTCTCTGAGTGGGATGAAATGATAACCAATTTCCCATCAGTCTTTTTAGAGCAGTCTGTCTTTCATGTTAATGGAATGTGATCCTCCTTTTTAAGATGGCCAGTTATGAGGGCAAAGGCGCTACGGCGAAGGTTTACAAAGAGATGTACAATGGACAGTGGGCtgcagtgaagaaggttcacGGAAACTTGGTGGCCCGTCATGACATGGACAGAGAGTATGAAATTTATAAGTGAGTAAGACAGGATTGATCAGAAAGCTAAACTAAAGTCCCTGAGAGCATTTTTCAGCATTCTGATCTCTCCGCTTTCTTACCTTTTACATCCCCATGGCTCATGTTCACAGGAGAGCCAAGCATCCCAACATCATAAAGCTTGTGGCGAGACCCATAATGCATCACGATTAGATGTGGCACATTCCAATGGAGTTCATCTTTGGAGAAGACTTGGAGAAGATCATGTTCCATCCAAGGAGCTCAAGCATACGGGTACTGTACAGACAACAGGCATTTCGGTTGTCACTGTCAGAAAAGCAGAGATGTTACTAGTAAGATAAAAGATGGCTCCCTCCCAGTAAGCCATGATGGTCCctggaccctgaaactgaaccagctaaatggaattcagcctgAATGATTAACTGATGATTCACTTTTAATCACACGTGTGCTTTTCCCACTGTGGTACAGCGTTGATCGGAGTAAGAACTGTGTATTAATGTGAGATATTTTTCCTTCTTAGCTTACCACAGCAATCAAGAGCAAAATCATCACAGGGATGTGTGAAGGGCTGCTTCACCTCCACAACAATGACATTGTGCACCAAGACCTCAAGCCTGACAATATCATGGTATGTTAATTCTGAAATGTGAATTAGGTTTAGCCCCGCCTGGTATATATTCAACATCAGTAGCAGCACTAATTGTTGGGTTAGTGGAACTAGCTGAAATGGCAGAGGTTCCTGGTTCGCTCGCTGAGGTGATGGAAGGTATCCACAAACGAGGGAGCGCTATACAGTAAGAATTTATCTGCAGCACGATTTTACAGTACGACTTATATATATTACAGAGGCATTAATATTTATGATTATAGCTGTTGGGACAATATGTTCCCCTGAGGAAAAACTGTAATAACTTCATTGATTCCTTGACTTTTCACTAAGCACACAGTCAGGTCAAATCTTTAATGTGTCTAATACTTCTGATTTATGAACAAAAACTAATATCATTCACATTAAGATCAACTTATGCTAATCAGGAAATGTTAGCATGCATAGTTAACATGACATTATACCCgcctaacatcagcatgctaacatttaggTGAAAGCACCCTCCTTACTATGCCTGCAGCcttacagagctgctagcacTCACAGAATCTTGAATTAAATGTCACTTATAAATTTCCAAATTTTAGCCATCCATTTAATTGTTGATGGGCCATTTTACTCAAAACCACTTCATGGTGGCGTAAGTAAGGGGATCACCAAAGCCACCAGGATGCATGATACAAACTGGGAATTTGTATCTTTGtccaaacatttgttttcttgcatgCTGAAGGAGCACagctttgtatttttatttcttagatTTGAACCATGCGTATTGGGAAGGGGATATATGCCTCTGTCCACTCACATTGGCTAGAAGAATATGACATGGCCTTTTTCAAGCCCCAACCATTTCAAAACAGTAAAAGGGgcactgagaaaacacaaatacagaaatctgtcatgtgaaataattaaaaaaaactgttgtaacTTTGGCAG
The nucleotide sequence above comes from Pempheris klunzingeri isolate RE-2024b chromosome 8, fPemKlu1.hap1, whole genome shotgun sequence. Encoded proteins:
- the LOC139205491 gene encoding serine/threonine-protein kinase Nek8 — translated: MAYSTGTLAQGCFGKVYKQKYNDTWAAIKKVPQQLINRKDLERECEVYNKANHPNIVKLLGNIALTDGKWIIPLEFIFGEDLETTIFKASKSKIQLTPANKGTIIIGMCEGLLHLHSKDIVHQDLKPENIMVEHNTNRAVIIDLGLAKFFKHGLNSAMDMGNEAYSAPEVLQRRSQRDQRSDVWAMGKIIAELCARIRLYTPSVCPAKIKETLGDQPFCHAVCRMVEADPSLRASVGGVISEIRRAGGAGIVTNTPIQREHLKPPSPHINARNRSPSPSPMNRGASPMNRDPSPLNRAPSPFNRDPSPLNRAPSPFNRDPSPLNRAPSPFNRDPSPLNRSPSPLRWERSPKPDVKAVRPQATLHLSPSPQRTEDRNKNQALVPTGRTDLTQDMMKMRLYQEAAKDLPCNLPPTGRVVVRRFEEKNGEVETWEQKEVVTRDGKIIKYDDVKFNSK